The following are from one region of the Bacillota bacterium genome:
- a CDS encoding YmfQ family protein: MEYLPPYYRTSRVMTAIQNVIANEIGLLRQVLFSVLDQFFVDRATWGLEIWEKELGIPVDPTKPDDFRRSVIKSKIRGVGTATVDLIKQVAAAFSGGEVDVIEYPAEYCFVVKFIGTRGIPPNLNDLTDSIEQVKPAHLVFSYAYTYLVWQEALTYIWTEASGMTWDQFRVAKPNTQ; this comes from the coding sequence TCTGCCTCCTTACTACCGGACCAGCAGGGTAATGACCGCGATTCAGAATGTGATTGCGAACGAGATAGGGCTGCTAAGGCAGGTCCTATTTAGCGTTCTGGATCAGTTCTTTGTAGATAGGGCGACTTGGGGCCTCGAGATATGGGAGAAGGAATTAGGTATCCCGGTAGACCCGACCAAGCCTGATGACTTCAGACGGTCAGTGATCAAGTCTAAGATCCGAGGGGTAGGGACCGCTACCGTTGACCTTATAAAGCAGGTGGCGGCGGCCTTCTCTGGCGGAGAGGTTGATGTAATTGAATACCCGGCGGAATACTGTTTCGTGGTGAAGTTTATCGGGACGAGAGGTATCCCGCCCAACCTAAATGATCTTACGGATTCGATTGAGCAGGTAAAACCTGCTCATCTTGTTTTTTCGTATGCTTATACTTATCTGGTATGGCAAGAGGCTTTGACATATATCTGGACGGAGGCAAGCGGGATGACCTGGGACCAATTCAGGGTGGCAAAGCCAAACACTCAGTGA